A genome region from Crossiella equi includes the following:
- the ffh gene encoding signal recognition particle protein, whose product MFDTLSDRLSSVLANLRGKGRLSDADIDSTCREIRIALLEADVALPVVRGFIAQIKERAKGAEVSQALNPAQQVVKIVNEELIGILGGETRRLNLAKNPPTVIMLAGLQGAGKTTLAGKLAKHLAGQNHTPLLVACDLQRPNAVNQLQVVGERAGVPVYAPEPGNGVGDPVAVARQAIEEARKSQHDLVIVDTAGRLGVDEELMKQAADIRDAVQPDEILFVVDAMIGQDAVSTATAFRDGVGFTGVVLTKLDGDARGGAALSVREVTGQPILFASNGEKLEDFDVFHPDRMASRILGMGDVLTLIEQAEQVFDAREAEKHAQKLGAGELTLEDFLQQMMAVRKMGPIANLLGMLPGAGQMKDAISQVDEKQLDRIQAIIRGMTPAERADPKIINASRRQRIAKGSGVQVSDINNLVNRFFDAKKMMQQMAGRFGLGGGSATRGGGKGKKGKKGKKGKGPTAPKVRGGFPGGFPGFPGGMPDLSGMPKGLNELPPGLANLNDLPPGFDPSKLKFDK is encoded by the coding sequence GTGTTCGACACCCTCTCCGATCGCCTCTCATCGGTACTCGCCAACTTGCGCGGCAAGGGCAGGCTGTCCGACGCGGACATCGACTCCACCTGCCGCGAGATCCGCATCGCCCTGCTTGAGGCCGACGTCGCGCTGCCGGTCGTGCGCGGTTTCATCGCCCAGATCAAGGAGCGGGCCAAGGGCGCCGAGGTCTCCCAGGCGCTCAACCCCGCGCAGCAGGTCGTCAAGATCGTCAACGAGGAGCTCATCGGCATCCTCGGCGGCGAGACCCGGCGCCTGAACCTGGCCAAGAACCCGCCCACGGTGATCATGCTCGCGGGTCTGCAGGGTGCCGGCAAGACCACCCTGGCGGGCAAGCTGGCCAAGCACCTGGCCGGGCAGAACCACACCCCGCTGCTCGTGGCCTGCGACCTCCAGCGGCCCAACGCGGTCAACCAGCTCCAGGTCGTCGGCGAGCGCGCCGGGGTCCCGGTGTACGCGCCCGAGCCCGGCAACGGCGTGGGCGACCCGGTCGCGGTGGCCCGGCAGGCCATCGAGGAGGCCCGCAAGTCCCAGCACGACCTCGTCATCGTCGACACCGCGGGCCGCCTCGGCGTCGACGAGGAGCTGATGAAGCAGGCCGCGGACATCCGCGACGCCGTCCAGCCGGACGAGATCCTCTTCGTCGTCGACGCGATGATCGGCCAGGACGCGGTCAGCACCGCCACCGCCTTCCGCGACGGCGTCGGCTTCACCGGCGTGGTGCTCACCAAGCTCGACGGCGACGCCCGTGGTGGTGCCGCGCTGTCCGTGCGCGAGGTCACCGGCCAGCCGATCCTGTTCGCCTCCAACGGCGAGAAGCTCGAAGACTTCGACGTCTTCCACCCCGACCGCATGGCCAGCCGCATCCTCGGCATGGGCGACGTGCTCACCCTCATCGAGCAGGCGGAGCAGGTCTTCGACGCCCGCGAGGCCGAGAAGCACGCCCAGAAGCTGGGCGCGGGCGAGCTGACCCTGGAGGACTTCCTCCAGCAGATGATGGCCGTGCGCAAGATGGGCCCCATCGCCAACCTGCTCGGCATGCTGCCCGGCGCCGGTCAGATGAAGGACGCCATCTCCCAGGTCGATGAGAAGCAGCTCGACCGCATCCAGGCCATCATCCGGGGCATGACCCCGGCCGAGCGGGCCGACCCGAAGATCATCAACGCGTCCCGCCGCCAGCGCATCGCCAAGGGCTCGGGCGTCCAGGTCAGCGACATCAACAACCTGGTCAACCGCTTCTTCGACGCCAAGAAGATGATGCAGCAGATGGCGGGCCGCTTCGGCCTGGGCGGCGGCAGCGCCACCCGCGGCGGCGGCAAGGGGAAGAAGGGCAAGAAGGGGAAGAAGGGCAAGGGCCCGACCGCGCCCAAGGTCCGCGGCGGGTTCCCGGGCGGCTTCCCCGGCTTCCCGGGCGGCATGCCCGACCTGTCCGGCATGCCCAAGGGCCTCAACGAGCTGCCCCCGGGCCTGGCCAACCTCAACGACCTGCCGCCCGGCTTCGACCCGTCCAAGCTGAAGTTCGACAAGTGA
- a CDS encoding amidohydrolase family protein, producing MHLRGTVLPDGVHQDLWIRDGLLTHEPVPGAQTISTGGFVLPGLVDAHCHVGLGPSGAVDLPEAVAQAETDRDAGALLLRDCGSPIDTRPLQERDDLPRIIRAGRHIARPKRYIPYISSELEHEELLPAAVAEQAAYGDGWVKLIGDWIDRGTGDLAPLWSAEVLAEAIAVAHAAGARVTAHVFSEDAVPGLVGAGIDCIEHGTGLTDDTIAEMARRGTALVPTLINIETFPGIAAKAGKYPRYAEHMLDLHARMDTTVAKAIEAGIPVYAGTDAGGGIKHGRIADEITALHRVGMTTTQALGAASWDARTWLGRPGLAEGAPADLVVYAEDPRTDLGVLRSPELVVLGGRPYR from the coding sequence CTGCACCTGCGCGGCACCGTCCTGCCGGACGGCGTCCACCAGGACCTGTGGATCCGGGACGGGCTGCTCACCCACGAGCCCGTTCCCGGCGCCCAGACCATCAGCACCGGCGGCTTCGTGCTGCCGGGGCTGGTGGACGCGCACTGCCACGTGGGCTTGGGCCCCTCCGGCGCGGTGGACCTGCCCGAGGCGGTCGCGCAGGCCGAGACCGACCGCGACGCGGGCGCGCTGCTGCTGCGCGACTGCGGTTCGCCGATCGACACCCGGCCGCTCCAGGAACGCGACGATCTGCCCCGCATCATCCGCGCGGGCAGGCACATCGCCCGGCCCAAGCGGTACATCCCCTACATCAGCTCCGAGCTGGAGCACGAGGAGCTGCTGCCCGCCGCGGTCGCCGAACAGGCCGCCTACGGCGACGGCTGGGTCAAGCTCATCGGCGACTGGATCGACCGGGGCACCGGTGACCTGGCCCCGCTGTGGTCGGCGGAGGTGCTGGCCGAGGCCATCGCGGTCGCGCACGCGGCGGGCGCCCGGGTCACCGCGCACGTCTTCTCCGAGGACGCGGTCCCGGGCCTGGTCGGCGCGGGCATCGACTGCATCGAGCACGGCACCGGCCTGACCGACGACACCATCGCCGAGATGGCCCGCCGGGGCACCGCACTGGTCCCCACCCTGATCAACATCGAGACCTTCCCGGGCATCGCGGCCAAGGCGGGCAAGTACCCGCGCTACGCCGAGCACATGCTCGACCTGCACGCCCGCATGGACACCACCGTGGCCAAGGCGATCGAGGCGGGCATCCCGGTCTACGCGGGCACCGACGCGGGCGGCGGCATCAAGCACGGCCGCATCGCCGACGAGATCACCGCCCTGCACCGGGTCGGCATGACCACCACCCAGGCCCTCGGCGCGGCCTCCTGGGACGCGCGCACGTGGCTCGGCCGACCGGGCCTGGCTGAAGGGGCGCCCGCGGACCTGGTGGTGTACGCAGAAGACCCGAGGACCGACCTCGGGGTGCTGCGCAGTCCCGAGCTGGTGGTGCTCGGCGGCCGCCCGTACCGCTGA
- a CDS encoding CPBP family intramembrane glutamic endopeptidase → MTGEHRADDTPTPPTGFTPPPHTQPHTGLPGAPPLADPASTPGPRSADLPLPPPVAVLPGAATPPPHVVLPEPQPGPPAALPGTPAHPPTQPTADQALSGPPGPVPPGSPSWAAYSAPMRGVDHNLDPHLHPRYHEAQQAAATRLNLHWGISAFVLGYLLFHVAGLLIAALSAGHFRGFDADTPILGPLLLLSFAPNLFLGLVPAVASWWKGAGPRRDFGLVPTLRDIKVGLACGAVSIGLGFGINLVVLRLRGDAESAAGLPLHQDKSIWLFLFALFLFLGAPLTEELLTRGALWGALEQYRVPRYAILALTALVFSLMHQEPDRTVALFAQGAAMGWARMLTGRVGASIVAHAVNNLLPALIVFFGIAGTS, encoded by the coding sequence ATGACAGGCGAGCACCGGGCCGACGACACACCCACCCCGCCCACGGGCTTCACCCCGCCCCCGCACACCCAGCCGCACACGGGCCTGCCCGGCGCGCCACCCCTGGCCGATCCGGCCAGCACCCCCGGGCCGCGCTCGGCCGACCTGCCCCTGCCACCACCCGTGGCCGTCCTGCCCGGCGCCGCCACCCCGCCGCCGCACGTCGTCCTGCCCGAGCCGCAGCCGGGCCCACCCGCCGCCCTGCCGGGCACCCCGGCCCACCCGCCGACCCAGCCCACCGCCGACCAGGCCCTCTCCGGCCCGCCCGGCCCCGTACCCCCGGGCAGCCCCTCCTGGGCCGCCTACAGCGCCCCGATGCGCGGCGTGGACCACAACCTCGACCCCCACCTCCACCCCCGCTACCACGAAGCCCAGCAAGCCGCGGCCACCCGCCTCAACCTGCACTGGGGCATCTCCGCCTTCGTCCTGGGCTACCTGCTCTTCCACGTCGCGGGCCTGCTCATCGCCGCCCTGTCCGCGGGCCACTTCCGCGGCTTCGACGCCGACACCCCGATCCTCGGCCCGCTCCTGCTGCTCTCCTTCGCGCCCAACCTCTTCCTCGGCCTGGTCCCGGCCGTGGCCAGCTGGTGGAAGGGCGCGGGCCCGCGCCGCGACTTCGGCCTGGTCCCGACCCTGCGCGACATCAAGGTGGGCCTGGCCTGCGGCGCGGTCTCCATCGGCCTGGGCTTCGGCATCAACCTGGTCGTGCTGCGCCTGCGCGGCGACGCCGAGTCCGCCGCGGGGCTGCCGCTCCACCAGGACAAGAGCATCTGGCTGTTCCTGTTCGCGCTCTTCCTCTTCCTCGGCGCCCCGCTCACCGAGGAGCTGCTCACCCGCGGCGCGCTGTGGGGCGCCCTGGAGCAGTACCGCGTGCCCCGCTACGCCATCCTCGCGCTCACCGCTCTGGTCTTCTCGCTCATGCACCAGGAACCCGACCGCACGGTCGCGCTGTTCGCCCAGGGCGCGGCCATGGGCTGGGCCAGGATGCTCACCGGACGGGTCGGCGCGAGCATCGTGGCGCACGCGGTGAACAACCTCCTGCCCGCATTGATCGTTTTCTTCGGCATCGCTGGCACCTCCTAG
- a CDS encoding CPBP family intramembrane glutamic endopeptidase gives MNAPQTPEPLGEPTGLRWWAALRALGERPADAMFAAPAKPHRWGFGAFLVSFGVFLAVSVALSALFRPAPGTRIEPLELVAVLSLPSVTGALVAVVITWVRGNGPLVDLRLRWNWRHAGIGVAIGGVALVPTLYATQLWAAWVGNDQANSAVGKVLDGVTLSPLLATIVFLHLWLIGPLCEEIVYRGLLWGAVERLGWGRWAAFVLSTMVFAVAHFEPERTPLLLFIAIPMGLARMYTGGLLASILVHQVNNLLPALGMLLIMTGVIPA, from the coding sequence GTGAACGCACCCCAGACCCCGGAGCCGCTGGGCGAACCCACGGGCCTCCGGTGGTGGGCGGCCCTGCGTGCACTCGGTGAACGGCCCGCCGACGCGATGTTCGCCGCACCGGCGAAGCCGCACCGGTGGGGCTTCGGCGCGTTCCTGGTGTCCTTCGGCGTCTTCCTGGCCGTCTCGGTCGCGCTGAGCGCGCTGTTCCGCCCCGCCCCGGGCACCCGCATCGAACCGCTCGAGCTGGTCGCGGTGCTGTCCCTGCCCAGCGTCACCGGCGCGCTGGTCGCGGTGGTCATCACCTGGGTGCGCGGCAACGGCCCGCTGGTCGACCTGCGGCTGCGCTGGAACTGGCGGCACGCGGGCATCGGCGTGGCCATCGGCGGCGTCGCACTCGTGCCCACCCTCTACGCCACGCAGCTGTGGGCCGCCTGGGTCGGCAACGACCAGGCCAACTCCGCGGTCGGCAAGGTCCTGGACGGCGTGACGCTGTCCCCGCTGCTGGCCACGATCGTGTTCCTGCACCTGTGGTTGATCGGCCCGCTGTGCGAGGAGATCGTCTACCGGGGCCTGCTGTGGGGCGCGGTGGAACGCCTCGGCTGGGGCCGCTGGGCCGCGTTCGTGCTGTCCACCATGGTCTTCGCGGTCGCGCACTTCGAGCCCGAGCGCACCCCGCTGCTGCTGTTCATCGCCATCCCGATGGGCCTGGCCCGGATGTACACCGGCGGCCTGCTCGCCAGCATCCTCGTGCACCAGGTCAACAACCTGCTGCCCGCGCTGGGCATGCTGCTGATCATGACGGGGGTGATCCCGGCGTGA
- a CDS encoding LamB/YcsF family protein, whose amino-acid sequence MSLDLNSDLGEGFGIWTLGDDEALLDVVTSANVACGFHAGDPATMRRVCRAAAAKGVAVGAQVSYRDLAGFGRRFIDADPAELADEVLYQIGALSACARAEGTEVRYVKPHGALYNAVVHHEAQAAAVVAGIRAFGGLPVLGLPGSRLLAAAQAAGLPAVQEAFADRGYTPEGTLVPRGQPGALLTSTDDVVARAVRLAERGEIVAVDGSVLATGAASLCLHGDTPGAVAHARAVREALTAAGTRLAAFA is encoded by the coding sequence GTGAGCCTGGACCTCAACAGCGACCTCGGCGAGGGTTTCGGCATCTGGACCCTCGGCGACGACGAGGCCCTGCTGGACGTGGTGACCTCGGCCAACGTGGCCTGCGGCTTCCACGCGGGCGACCCGGCCACCATGCGCCGGGTGTGCCGGGCGGCGGCGGCCAAGGGCGTCGCGGTCGGCGCCCAGGTCTCCTACCGCGACCTCGCGGGCTTCGGCCGCCGCTTCATCGACGCCGACCCGGCCGAGCTGGCCGACGAGGTGCTGTACCAGATCGGCGCGCTGTCGGCCTGTGCCCGCGCGGAGGGCACCGAGGTCCGCTACGTCAAACCGCACGGCGCGCTCTACAACGCGGTCGTGCACCACGAGGCGCAGGCCGCGGCCGTGGTCGCCGGGATCCGCGCCTTCGGCGGGCTGCCCGTGCTCGGCCTGCCCGGTTCCCGCCTGCTCGCCGCCGCGCAGGCCGCCGGGCTGCCCGCCGTGCAGGAGGCCTTCGCCGATCGCGGCTACACCCCCGAGGGCACGCTCGTCCCGCGTGGGCAGCCCGGCGCGCTGCTGACCAGCACCGACGACGTGGTCGCCCGCGCGGTGCGGCTGGCCGAGCGCGGCGAGATCGTGGCCGTGGACGGCTCCGTGCTGGCCACCGGCGCTGCCTCGCTGTGCCTGCACGGTGACACCCCGGGGGCGGTCGCGCACGCCCGCGCGGTCCGGGAGGCCCTCACCGCGGCGGGCACCAGGCTGGCCGCCTTCGCCTGA
- the rpsP gene encoding 30S ribosomal protein S16, producing MAVKIKLMRLGKIRQPYYRIVVADARTRRNGKAIETIGKYHPKDEPSFIEVNAERAAYWLGVGAQPTEPVQRLLELTGDWQKFKGLPAPAEGTLKVKAPKADKKALFEAALAAAGDEPMSDATTPKQKKAPKKDKADEAASAETAEGAEA from the coding sequence GTGGCCGTCAAGATCAAGCTCATGCGCCTTGGCAAGATCCGCCAGCCGTACTACCGCATCGTGGTCGCCGACGCGCGCACCCGCCGCAACGGCAAGGCGATCGAGACGATCGGCAAGTACCACCCCAAGGACGAGCCGAGCTTCATCGAGGTCAACGCCGAGCGCGCGGCCTACTGGCTGGGTGTCGGCGCGCAGCCGACCGAGCCCGTGCAGCGCCTGCTCGAGCTGACCGGTGACTGGCAGAAGTTCAAGGGCCTCCCGGCTCCGGCCGAGGGCACCCTGAAGGTCAAGGCGCCGAAGGCCGACAAGAAGGCCCTGTTCGAGGCGGCCCTGGCCGCCGCGGGCGACGAGCCGATGTCGGACGCCACCACGCCGAAGCAGAAGAAGGCCCCGAAGAAGGACAAGGCCGACGAGGCCGCGTCCGCCGAGACCGCTGAGGGCGCCGAGGCATGA
- a CDS encoding RNA-binding protein, whose amino-acid sequence MTVLADALEHLVRGIVDHPDDVRVQLITTRRGRTLEVHVHPEDLGKVIGRGGRTATALRTVMSGIGGRGLRVDVVDTDR is encoded by the coding sequence ATGACGGTCCTCGCGGACGCTCTCGAGCACCTGGTCCGCGGCATCGTCGACCACCCGGACGACGTGCGCGTCCAGCTGATCACGACTCGCCGTGGGCGGACCCTCGAGGTGCACGTGCACCCCGAGGACCTCGGCAAGGTGATCGGCCGCGGTGGCCGCACGGCCACCGCGCTGCGCACCGTCATGTCGGGCATCGGCGGCCGCGGCCTCCGGGTCGACGTCGTCGACACCGACCGCTGA
- the rimM gene encoding ribosome maturation factor RimM (Essential for efficient processing of 16S rRNA) → MSTEVVVGRIARSHGIRGELVVDVHTDSPDDRFAVGSVLSGKRRQGAARSLTVSAARPHAGRLLVTFEGVTDRDTADELRGLLLTVRVSELPAITEPDEYYDHQLEGLRAVDLSGAQLGVVREVLHGPAGELLVLDVDGTEVLVPFVHAIVPEVDIAGGRVVLDPPEGLFDQ, encoded by the coding sequence GTGAGCACTGAAGTGGTCGTCGGGCGCATCGCCCGGTCGCACGGCATCCGCGGCGAGCTCGTCGTGGACGTGCACACCGACTCACCCGACGACCGGTTCGCGGTCGGTTCCGTCCTGAGCGGCAAGCGCCGCCAGGGCGCGGCCCGCAGTCTCACCGTGTCAGCCGCCCGGCCACACGCCGGGCGGCTGCTGGTGACCTTCGAGGGCGTCACCGACCGCGACACCGCCGACGAGCTCCGCGGCCTGCTGCTGACCGTGCGGGTCAGCGAGCTGCCCGCGATCACCGAGCCGGACGAGTACTACGACCACCAGCTCGAAGGCCTGCGCGCCGTCGACCTCTCCGGCGCCCAGCTCGGCGTCGTGCGCGAGGTCCTGCACGGCCCGGCGGGCGAGCTGCTGGTCCTGGACGTGGACGGCACCGAGGTGCTGGTCCCGTTCGTGCACGCGATCGTGCCCGAGGTCGACATCGCAGGCGGCCGGGTCGTCCTCGACCCGCCCGAAGGCCTCTTCGACCAGTAG
- the trmD gene encoding tRNA (guanosine(37)-N1)-methyltransferase TrmD: protein MRLDVITIFPDYLTPLREALLGKAVERGLVSVGVHDLREYAHDVHRSVDDSPYGGGPGMVMKPQVWGEALDAICPADPAPRLVVPTPAGRPFTQAMAQAYAREQHLVFACGRYEGIDQRVVDAAAERMPVDEVSIGDYVLIGGEAAVLVIAEAVVRLLPGVLGNQASHEQDSFSDGLLEGPSYTRPEVWQGRPVPDVLRSGNHAAIDRWRRDRALERTYHRRPDLLAALAEGALDKHDRRLLAELEAGEHPA from the coding sequence GTGCGCCTCGACGTCATCACGATCTTCCCCGACTACCTGACCCCGCTGCGCGAGGCCCTGCTCGGCAAGGCCGTCGAACGCGGCCTGGTCTCCGTCGGTGTGCACGACCTGCGCGAGTACGCCCACGACGTGCACCGCTCGGTCGACGACAGCCCGTATGGCGGCGGTCCCGGCATGGTGATGAAGCCGCAGGTCTGGGGCGAGGCGCTGGACGCGATCTGCCCCGCCGACCCGGCCCCGCGGCTGGTCGTGCCCACCCCGGCCGGTCGCCCGTTCACCCAGGCCATGGCCCAGGCCTACGCGCGGGAGCAGCACCTGGTCTTCGCGTGCGGCCGCTACGAGGGCATCGACCAGCGCGTTGTCGACGCCGCTGCCGAGCGCATGCCCGTCGACGAGGTCTCCATCGGCGACTACGTCCTCATCGGCGGCGAGGCCGCGGTGCTGGTCATCGCCGAGGCCGTGGTCCGCCTGCTGCCCGGCGTGCTGGGCAACCAGGCCTCGCACGAGCAGGACTCCTTCTCCGACGGCCTCCTGGAAGGCCCCAGCTACACCCGGCCCGAGGTCTGGCAGGGCAGGCCGGTGCCGGACGTGCTGCGCTCGGGCAACCACGCCGCCATCGACCGCTGGCGCCGCGACCGGGCCCTGGAGCGCACCTACCACCGCCGCCCCGACCTGCTCGCCGCCCTGGCCGAGGGTGCCCTGGACAAGCACGACCGGCGCCTGCTGGCCGAGCTGGAAGCCGGGGAGCACCCCGCCTGA
- the rplS gene encoding 50S ribosomal protein L19 produces the protein MNTLDSLDAKSLRSDIPEFRPGDTLKVHVRVIEGSRERVQVFQGVVIRRQNGGIRETFTVRKVSFGVGVERTFPVHSPNLAKIELVTRGDVRRAKLYYLRELRGKAAKIKEKRDTVPAK, from the coding sequence ATGAACACCCTGGACTCGCTGGACGCCAAGTCGCTGCGTTCCGACATCCCGGAGTTCCGCCCGGGCGACACCCTGAAGGTCCACGTCCGCGTCATCGAGGGTTCGCGCGAGCGCGTCCAGGTCTTCCAGGGCGTGGTCATCCGCCGCCAGAACGGTGGCATCCGCGAGACCTTCACCGTCCGCAAGGTCTCCTTCGGCGTCGGCGTCGAGCGCACCTTCCCGGTGCACTCCCCGAACCTGGCCAAGATCGAGCTGGTCACCCGCGGCGACGTCCGCCGTGCCAAGCTCTACTACCTCCGCGAGCTGCGCGGCAAGGCCGCCAAGATCAAGGAGAAGCGGGACACGGTCCCCGCCAAGTGA
- the lepB gene encoding signal peptidase I gives MADIVASQPQHNDPDDSTPAHGTPSAGAGGTEEQKPFHTKKPKKKGSFWKELPILIVVALLLTFLIQEFLARVYVIPSQSMEQTLHGCGGCTNDRVLVDKVTYRFSDPKPGDVVVFRGPDSWSPEIVGSRSGNSFVRWLQGLGSFIGLAPPDERDFVKRVIAVGGQTVQCCDDQNRLLVDGKPLTEPYVYWEQGLGSEADQTRFGPVTVPQGHLWMMGDNRNNSSDSRAEGHGPVPVDNVIGKAQIIVLPPTRWQTIDDPNPQTVAMGAPGWQQLLPAGAGLAGAVPTLWLIRRGLRPLRRRQDEKQDLG, from the coding sequence GTGGCGGACATCGTGGCTTCCCAGCCCCAGCACAACGATCCGGACGATTCCACCCCAGCCCACGGCACTCCGAGTGCCGGGGCAGGGGGCACGGAAGAGCAGAAGCCGTTCCACACGAAGAAGCCCAAGAAGAAGGGCTCCTTCTGGAAGGAACTGCCGATCCTGATCGTGGTCGCGCTGTTGCTCACCTTCTTGATCCAGGAGTTCCTGGCTCGCGTGTACGTCATCCCGTCGCAGTCGATGGAGCAGACGCTCCACGGCTGCGGCGGGTGCACGAACGACCGCGTGCTGGTCGACAAGGTGACGTACCGCTTCAGCGATCCCAAGCCCGGCGACGTCGTGGTCTTCCGCGGACCCGACTCCTGGAGCCCGGAGATCGTCGGTTCGCGGTCGGGCAACTCGTTCGTCCGCTGGCTGCAGGGCCTCGGCTCGTTCATCGGCCTCGCGCCGCCGGACGAGCGGGACTTCGTCAAGCGGGTCATCGCCGTCGGTGGGCAGACCGTCCAGTGCTGCGACGACCAGAACCGGCTGCTCGTCGACGGGAAACCGTTGACCGAGCCGTACGTGTACTGGGAGCAGGGCCTGGGCAGCGAGGCCGACCAGACCCGGTTCGGTCCGGTCACGGTGCCGCAGGGCCACCTCTGGATGATGGGCGACAACCGGAACAACTCCTCGGACTCCCGTGCCGAGGGCCACGGTCCGGTGCCCGTCGACAACGTCATCGGCAAGGCGCAGATCATTGTGCTGCCGCCCACCCGCTGGCAGACCATCGACGACCCGAACCCGCAGACCGTCGCCATGGGCGCGCCCGGCTGGCAGCAGCTGCTGCCCGCGGGGGCGGGCCTGGCCGGGGCCGTGCCCACGCTGTGGCTCATCCGCAGGGGCCTGCGCCCGCTGCGGCGCCGGCAGGACGAGAAGCAGGACCTCGGCTGA
- a CDS encoding ribonuclease HII has translation MAGAKLTPRPVDSPELPRPPRVVVRGSSGNWALQAALDRRGLGPVAGVDEAGRGACAGPLVVAACVLRPGDTRRFEGLTDSKLLTAAARDRMYDLVLARAVAHSVVVVDPAEVDALGIHVVNLEGMRRAVARLAVHPGYVLTDGFRVPGLTAPNTAVVKGDQAVACVAAASVLAKVTRDRIMAGLHGEFPHYGFDVHKGYVTAEHTRALREHGPTVEHRWSYANVAAAGADHGMHPPRRVKTGLLATARNALAPVVQNAVVQPGRLAEGAAVSRRGVEGG, from the coding sequence ATGGCAGGGGCCAAGCTCACGCCCCGCCCGGTTGACTCCCCTGAGCTGCCGCGCCCGCCTCGTGTGGTCGTGCGCGGCAGCTCGGGCAACTGGGCCCTGCAAGCCGCGCTGGACCGGCGTGGCCTGGGCCCGGTGGCCGGGGTCGACGAGGCGGGCCGGGGCGCGTGCGCCGGACCGCTCGTGGTGGCCGCCTGCGTGCTCCGCCCCGGCGACACCCGCCGGTTCGAGGGCCTGACCGACTCCAAGCTGCTCACCGCCGCCGCCCGGGACCGCATGTACGACCTGGTCCTGGCCAGGGCGGTGGCGCACTCGGTGGTCGTGGTCGACCCGGCCGAGGTCGACGCGCTGGGCATCCACGTGGTCAACCTGGAGGGCATGCGGCGTGCGGTGGCCCGGTTGGCGGTGCACCCCGGCTACGTGCTCACCGACGGCTTCCGGGTGCCCGGCCTGACCGCTCCGAACACGGCGGTGGTCAAGGGCGACCAGGCGGTGGCCTGCGTGGCCGCGGCGAGCGTGCTGGCCAAGGTGACGAGGGACCGCATCATGGCGGGCCTGCACGGGGAGTTCCCGCACTACGGCTTCGACGTGCACAAGGGCTACGTCACCGCCGAGCACACCAGGGCGCTGCGCGAGCACGGCCCCACCGTCGAGCACCGGTGGAGCTATGCCAACGTCGCGGCCGCTGGCGCCGACCACGGAATGCACCCGCCGCGGCGGGTCAAAACCGGACTGCTCGCGACCGCGCGAAACGCGCTGGCTCCGGTAGTCCAGAATGCTGTAGTTCAACCCGGACGCCTCGCTGAGGGGGCGGCAGTGTCACGACGAGGGGTCGAAGGCGGATGA
- a CDS encoding DUF2469 domain-containing protein: MSAEDLEKYETEMELQLYKEYRDIVGQFAYVVETERRFYLANAVDVQVRNADGEVYFEVRMSDAWVWDMYRPARFVKNVRVITFKDVNVEELDKPDLRLPESGPFGQ; encoded by the coding sequence ATGAGCGCGGAGGATCTCGAGAAGTACGAGACCGAGATGGAGCTTCAGCTCTACAAGGAGTACCGCGACATAGTCGGTCAGTTCGCCTACGTCGTGGAGACCGAGCGGCGGTTCTACCTGGCCAACGCGGTCGACGTCCAGGTGCGCAACGCCGACGGCGAGGTGTACTTCGAGGTGCGCATGTCGGATGCCTGGGTGTGGGACATGTACCGCCCGGCCCGCTTCGTCAAGAACGTCCGCGTGATCACCTTCAAGGACGTCAACGTCGAGGAGCTGGACAAGCCGGACCTCCGCCTCCCGGAGTCAGGCCCCTTCGGCCAATAG
- a CDS encoding YraN family protein, producing MPTLDLPKELHTRAATHKATLGRRGEALAAEYLTTQEGLTILDTRWHCRHGELDLIATDNHILVVCEVKTRTTATTPATAALTDAQLRRIQTATRSWLEYHRMPWVRVRLDLIAITWPPGETPIIDHRRDIT from the coding sequence ATGCCCACACTGGACCTGCCCAAGGAGCTCCACACCAGGGCAGCAACCCACAAGGCAACTCTGGGCCGCCGAGGCGAGGCACTGGCAGCCGAGTACCTGACAACGCAAGAAGGCCTCACGATCCTGGATACCCGCTGGCACTGCCGCCACGGCGAACTGGACCTCATAGCCACCGACAACCACATCCTGGTCGTCTGCGAAGTCAAAACCCGAACCACCGCCACCACCCCAGCCACAGCGGCCCTGACTGACGCCCAGCTCCGCCGCATCCAAACAGCGACCCGAAGCTGGCTGGAATACCACCGCATGCCCTGGGTCCGAGTCCGCCTGGACCTCATAGCCATCACCTGGCCCCCAGGTGAAACCCCCATCATCGACCACCGCCGCGACATCACCTGA